GTCAGCGACCCGGCCAGTTTCTTCGTGCCGCCGCGCTCCAGCTACACGGCACAGCTGCCGGGCCTCTTTTCCGATACCCTGCGCGAAAACGTACTGAGCGGCGCGGACGAAGCGGCGCTGAACCGGGCAGTGCGGCTGGCGCAGCTGGACACCGACTTGGCGCAGCTGGGCGGCGGGCTGGACACCCCGGTGGGCGCCCGCGGCGTCAAGCTGAGCGGCGGACAGATTCAGCGCGCGGCGGTGGCCCGGATGCTGGCCCGCGACGCCGACCTGCTGGTGTTCGACGACGTCTCCAGCGCGCTGGACGCCCGCACCGAGAGCGCCCTGTGGGACGCCCTGGGCCGCGAGCTGGACGCCACCTGCTTGGTGGTATCGCACCGCCGCGCTGCGCTGAGCCGCGCCGACTGGGTGGTGGTGCTGCAAGCGGGCCGGGTGGCCGACCAGGGCACGCTGGCAGAACTGCTGGAACGCAGCCCCGAAATGCAAGCACTCTGGGCCGAGGATGCGCCGCACTGAGCCGAGGACCAGCCTGCAGCGTCATTCGGGGAAAATGCAGCAAAAAAAGCGCGCAAACGTCACATGCCCTGCGGCGGCGCCCGGAGAGAGGCGACTATCATGGCCGCTATGACCATGACCGCCATCAACCCCCACACCGGCGAAAAGCTGCGTGAGTACGCCACGCTCTCTGCCGAGCAGACCCAGGCCGCCATTGCCCGTGCCCACCAGACTTTTCAGAGCTACCGCCGCACCAGCTTTGCCGAGCGGGCCGGCTGGCTGAACCGCGCCGCCGACCTGTTGGAAGAACGCCAGGAAAGCCTGGCCCAGCTGGCGACCAACGAGATGGGCAAGACGCTGGAATCGGCCCGCCAGGAGGTGCAGAAGTGCGCCCGAGTCTGCCGCTACTATGCCGAGCACGCCGAGGACTTTCTGGCCACGCAGCCAGCGCAGACCGACGCCGAGCGTGCCGAGGTGCGCTACCTGCCGCTGGGCGTAATTCTGGCGGTGATGCCCTGGAATTTCCCCTTCTGGCAGGTGTTCCGCTTTGCCGCGCCCACCCTGATGGCCGGCAACACGACGCTGCTCAAGCATGCCAGCAACGTGCCCGGCTGCGCCGTGGCGATTGAGGAGATCTTCCGCGACGCCGGGCTGCCGCAGGGTGCCTTCCAGACCCTCTTGATCGGCAGCCGCGATGTGGAAGCGGTGCTGCGCGACGACCGGGTCAAGGCCGTCAGCCTGACCGGCTCGGAAGGCGCGGGGCGGGCAGTCTCCAGCACCGCCGGCGACACGCTGAAGCCGGCCCTGATGGAGCTGGGCGGCTCCGACCCCTTTATCGTGATGCCCAGCGCCGACCTGGACGAAGCTGTCCGCAGCGCCGTCAGCGCCCGCACCATCAACAACGGCCAGAGCTGCATCGCGGCCAAGCGCTTTTTGGTGCATCAGGACATTTACGGGGCGTTCCGTGACCGCTTCGTGGCGGCCATGCGGGAACTGAAAATGGGTGACCCGATAAATGAGCAGACCGATATCGGCCCGCTGGCCACCGCCCAGATTCGTGACGACCTGCACGCGCAGGTCCAGGACGCCGTCAGCAAGGGCGCCCGGCTGCTGCTGGGCGGCGAGGTGCCGCAGGGCAGCGGGTACGCTTACCCCGCCACCGTGCTGGAAAACCTGAGCCCCAAAATGGCCGTCTGGTCCGAAGAAACTTTCGGCCCGGTCGCCAGCCTGTACCAAATTGCCGACATTGACGAAGCCATCACGCTGGCCAACGCCACCCGCTTTGGCCTGAGCAGCAGCGCCTGGACGAACGACCCGGCCGAGCAGGAACGCTTTATCCAGGACCTGGAAGCCGGCGCCACCTTCCTGAATTCGGTCACGGTGTCGGACCCACGGCTGCCGTTCGGCGGCGTCAAGGCCAGCGGGTTCGGGCGCGAACTGGGCCGCGAGGGCATTCTGGAATTCGTGAATGTGAAAGCGGTGTCGGTCGGCGCGGCGCAGAGCCACGCCGGTTCCAGAACCGAGTAACGCCAGGCGGGGCCGGCCCTGGCCCCCGGCCCGATTTCAGACCTCGGAGAGCGGCTTGGTGCGGACCCGGCGGGCGATGTACCACACGCCGAACAGACCAATCAGAACCCAGGCGACCTGACCAATCAGCACCGGAATCCGCCCCACGCTGAGGCCGACTGCCAGCAGGATGGTCAGACAGGTGACCCACTTGGCCCGCAGGGTCATGCCGGCACCGCTGCGAAAGTCCCGCACCAGCTGACCCACCACCGGCAGGTCCAGCAGCCAGCGCTCGAAGCGGGGGCTGGAGCCGGCGAACAGCCAGGCCGCCAGCACCAGAAACCCGGTGCCCGGCATCAGCGGCAAGATGGCGCCGGCGATGCCCAGGGCGGTCAGCACCAGGCCGGCGGCAATGGCGAAAGGCCGCACGGGGCGCGGGAACAGGAAAGGGCCGTCCGGGCTGCCAGCTGCGGAAGCCCCACGCTGGGGGTCAGGGGCACTCATACTTTCCAGCCTAACGGTTTGATGAACTGACATGGCGCCCAAAACTGCAAAGCTCCTCCCGCATTCCCCTTGTGACCGTGCGGCGCAGCTGAAATAGTTCTGTTCATGAGTGCTGCTTTGCCCGCTCCGTGCTGGGGACTTTTCCGTATCTCCGCCCGGCCGGCCTGGGGCGCCTGTGAGGCGCAGAAATGAGTGCGCCCGCCAGCGCGGCCCTGACCCAGCGCGAGAAACTACTGGCCTTTGCCGGCATCCTGACGGTGCTGTTCCTGGCTTCTATCAACATGACGGTGGTGGGCAGCGCCATGCCGCGCATCGTGGCAGACCTGGGCGGCTTCGAGCTGTACGCCTGGGCTTTTACCGCCTACTCGCTGGTCAGCACCATCGCCATTCCGGTGGCCGGCACCCTGAGTGACCGGATGGGGCGGCGGCCGATTCTGCTGTTCGGCATCGTGGTGTTCGCGTTGGCCAGTACGGCGCTGGCTTTTGTGCAGGACATGACCGGATTGATCGCGCTGCGGGCGGTGCAGGCGGTAGGCGGCGGCGCCCTGATGGCGATGGCCTTTACGGCGATTGCCGACATCTTCACGCCGCTGGAACGCGGGAAATACCAGGGCTACACCGGCGCGGTGTGGGGGGTCAGCTCGGTGGTGGGGCCACTGGTAGGCGGCTTTCTGACCGACCATGTGGGCTGGCGCTGGGTGTTCTCGGTCAACCTGCCGTTTGCGCTGCTGGCCGGCTATTTCATCTGGCGTTATTTCCGGCTGCCGGCCAATAACCCCGGCGCCGGCGCCGGGTTGGACCTGCCCGGCGTCGCCCTGCTGAGCGCCGCTGTGACCGCCCTGACCCTGGCGATGTCGTGGGGCGGCGTGAAATACGAGTGGACCAGCCCCCAGACCCTGGGCCTGCTGGCCCTGACCCTCGTGAGCGGCGGCGCCTACGCCTGGCACTCGCTGCGGGCAGCGCGGCCCATCGTGGACCTGCGGCTGCTTAAAATCCGCACGGTGGCGCTGGGCGCTCTGGCCGGCTTTCTGACCAGCGGGGGCATGTTCGCGGCCATCATGTATCTGCCGCTGTATATGCAGGGCGTGCAGGGCACCAGCGCCACGTTCAGCGGGCTGGCGCTGGCCCCGCTGATGGTGGGCATGGTGGTTTCCAGCACGCTGGGCGGACGCTGGGTCAGCCGGCACGGGCGCTACAAGCCGGTCATCCTGCTGGGGGCCCTGGTTGCCGCCGCCGCCATGCTGCTCTGCACCGGCCTGAGCCTGAGCACCCCGATGTGGCAGGCC
This window of the Deinococcus sp. Marseille-Q6407 genome carries:
- a CDS encoding YbaN family protein yields the protein MSAPDPQRGASAAGSPDGPFLFPRPVRPFAIAAGLVLTALGIAGAILPLMPGTGFLVLAAWLFAGSSPRFERWLLDLPVVGQLVRDFRSGAGMTLRAKWVTCLTILLAVGLSVGRIPVLIGQVAWVLIGLFGVWYIARRVRTKPLSEV
- a CDS encoding MDR family MFS transporter: MSAPASAALTQREKLLAFAGILTVLFLASINMTVVGSAMPRIVADLGGFELYAWAFTAYSLVSTIAIPVAGTLSDRMGRRPILLFGIVVFALASTALAFVQDMTGLIALRAVQAVGGGALMAMAFTAIADIFTPLERGKYQGYTGAVWGVSSVVGPLVGGFLTDHVGWRWVFSVNLPFALLAGYFIWRYFRLPANNPGAGAGLDLPGVALLSAAVTALTLAMSWGGVKYEWTSPQTLGLLALTLVSGGAYAWHSLRAARPIVDLRLLKIRTVALGALAGFLTSGGMFAAIMYLPLYMQGVQGTSATFSGLALAPLMVGMVVSSTLGGRWVSRHGRYKPVILLGALVAAAAMLLCTGLSLSTPMWQAVGLMVLLGLGLGGINAQLTLAVQVAAPPSQVGSATGSLQFYRQIGSTLAVSLYGSLVASYVGQHLAQRLPPEVAALPRAVQAEVANPNLLSNPSAIAALTRDLGGSGQAALLEPVLTAARGVMSLALSQVFWWAGLLLAGTFLVSLLLPELSLVSRRSGPQPAPAGPSRSGTSYSAGRRLSPGSYHSSEKVRPCPELGA
- a CDS encoding NAD-dependent succinate-semialdehyde dehydrogenase, with the protein product MTMTAINPHTGEKLREYATLSAEQTQAAIARAHQTFQSYRRTSFAERAGWLNRAADLLEERQESLAQLATNEMGKTLESARQEVQKCARVCRYYAEHAEDFLATQPAQTDAERAEVRYLPLGVILAVMPWNFPFWQVFRFAAPTLMAGNTTLLKHASNVPGCAVAIEEIFRDAGLPQGAFQTLLIGSRDVEAVLRDDRVKAVSLTGSEGAGRAVSSTAGDTLKPALMELGGSDPFIVMPSADLDEAVRSAVSARTINNGQSCIAAKRFLVHQDIYGAFRDRFVAAMRELKMGDPINEQTDIGPLATAQIRDDLHAQVQDAVSKGARLLLGGEVPQGSGYAYPATVLENLSPKMAVWSEETFGPVASLYQIADIDEAITLANATRFGLSSSAWTNDPAEQERFIQDLEAGATFLNSVTVSDPRLPFGGVKASGFGRELGREGILEFVNVKAVSVGAAQSHAGSRTE